The following proteins come from a genomic window of Mariniflexile sp. TRM1-10:
- the dgt gene encoding dGTP triphosphohydrolase, with the protein MNWEQLLSLKRFGDTNKRIRKEQDETRLGFEVDYDRVIFSSEFRSLQDKTQVIPLSQTDFVHTRLTHSLEVSVVGRSLGRLVGKKLLEKHPHLQNVHGYQANDFGAIVAAAALAHDIGNPPFGHSGEKAIGEFFKTGAGSNYKSQLTLKEYQDLCDFEGNANGFKILTESRAGRSGGLRLSYATLGAFTKYPKESLPKKPTTHIADKKYGFFQSEKDAFVDIASELGLIKRSHKDLSFSRHPLAFLVEAADDICYTIIDFEDGINLGLIQEEFALEYLINLVRDRIKTENYYALTNKEDRVSYLRALAIGTLIDEAVTIFMKHEEAILNGDFDCALLDKSKYDAQIKDIIKISIENIYQSTEVVDKEIAGYGVINTLLTTYTNAINNIYDGTASNYDKLIFKSLPKTINIESSSLYQRLSSVCFYVSLLSDSKAILEYKKIKGFEF; encoded by the coding sequence ATGAACTGGGAACAATTACTATCCTTAAAACGCTTTGGCGATACCAACAAACGCATTAGAAAAGAACAAGACGAAACCCGTTTAGGCTTTGAAGTAGATTATGACCGCGTGATTTTTTCTTCAGAATTCAGAAGTTTACAAGATAAAACCCAAGTAATTCCCTTATCTCAAACCGATTTTGTGCACACCCGTTTAACCCACAGCTTGGAAGTTAGTGTGGTGGGGCGTTCTTTGGGGCGATTGGTTGGTAAAAAATTACTGGAAAAACATCCCCATTTACAAAATGTCCATGGCTACCAAGCCAACGATTTTGGTGCCATTGTAGCTGCCGCAGCCTTAGCACATGATATTGGAAACCCGCCGTTTGGACATTCGGGTGAAAAAGCGATAGGCGAATTTTTTAAAACCGGCGCAGGCAGTAACTATAAAAGCCAACTGACTCTGAAAGAATATCAAGATTTATGCGATTTTGAAGGCAATGCCAACGGATTTAAAATTCTAACCGAGAGTAGAGCTGGAAGAAGTGGCGGTTTACGTTTAAGTTATGCGACTTTGGGCGCTTTTACCAAATACCCCAAAGAGTCACTTCCCAAAAAACCAACAACTCATATTGCCGACAAAAAATATGGTTTTTTTCAAAGTGAAAAAGACGCTTTTGTGGATATCGCATCCGAATTGGGTTTGATAAAACGAAGCCATAAAGACTTAAGTTTTTCACGTCATCCACTTGCTTTTTTAGTGGAAGCTGCCGACGACATTTGTTATACCATCATCGATTTTGAAGATGGTATCAATCTAGGTCTCATCCAAGAAGAATTTGCTCTGGAATACCTTATAAATTTAGTGCGGGATAGAATTAAAACCGAAAACTACTATGCCCTAACCAATAAGGAAGACCGCGTGAGTTATTTGCGGGCCTTGGCGATTGGCACTTTAATTGACGAGGCTGTAACTATTTTCATGAAACATGAAGAAGCTATTTTAAATGGCGACTTTGATTGTGCTTTGTTGGATAAAAGCAAATACGACGCACAAATAAAAGATATTATTAAAATCAGTATTGAAAACATCTACCAATCCACCGAGGTGGTCGATAAAGAAATTGCAGGGTATGGTGTTATAAATACGCTCTTAACCACCTATACAAACGCCATAAACAATATATATGATGGAACTGCTTCAAATTACGACAAACTTATTTTTAAAAGCCTTCCAAAAACCATAAACATAGAAAGTTCTAGTTTGTACCAACGTTTGTCCAGTGTATGTTTTTATGTGTCCTTACTTTCAGATAGTAAAGCCATTTTGGAATACAAAAAAATAAAAGGATTTGAATTTTAA
- a CDS encoding T9SS type A sorting domain-containing protein: MKKITLLLVLLSNLVFSQTIDVKDFKVNEPIGQTFNSGTKFDFEFKIKGDYSYTTNGYHQIDLIIYKNNVSSSNEIARSYWNREDDEDLIFNDYTTKTWWNTSLINYSTTSGGIFKLVVKYGNQTKTLTYIIPYTIPDTDTDGDGVLDGNDNCPNEPGPSSNNGCPLPVGNPDLIINSNNSTAKSSGASGTTQYISTNTSHSLYLGESLQLLLFVKNNGQITSNSMKAGIYVTTGSGFTNASLLTEVNYGNISPNGSESHSIEISGSTIAGYANSSGWAYIHIVVDKNNSVNEGSSGGENNNIYSSIPVVTYYTSRSGKSTINKKDSNLTQEILEEKLIEPYSIDIYNFQGQKVLSREVASIEEENKLIQSLSSGLYIVKSKNKTYKISKN; this comes from the coding sequence ATGAAAAAAATCACTTTATTACTAGTACTATTATCGAATTTAGTTTTTTCACAAACAATAGATGTAAAAGACTTTAAAGTAAACGAACCAATAGGACAAACGTTTAACTCTGGAACTAAGTTTGATTTTGAATTTAAAATAAAAGGAGACTATTCCTATACAACAAATGGATATCATCAAATAGACTTAATAATATACAAAAATAATGTTTCTTCAAGTAATGAAATAGCTAGAAGTTACTGGAATAGAGAAGACGATGAAGACCTAATTTTTAATGACTACACTACGAAAACATGGTGGAATACTTCACTAATTAATTACTCTACTACATCAGGTGGAATATTTAAACTTGTTGTTAAATATGGAAATCAAACAAAAACCTTGACATATATCATTCCATATACTATTCCAGATACTGACACAGATGGAGATGGAGTATTGGATGGTAATGATAATTGCCCAAACGAGCCAGGACCATCATCAAATAATGGGTGTCCTTTACCTGTGGGCAATCCAGATTTAATAATTAATTCAAATAATTCAACTGCAAAATCTAGTGGAGCAAGTGGAACTACACAATATATTTCTACTAACACATCCCACTCACTTTATTTAGGTGAATCATTACAATTACTTTTATTTGTTAAAAATAATGGACAAATAACTTCTAACTCTATGAAAGCTGGAATTTATGTGACTACTGGTTCTGGATTCACTAATGCATCTTTACTAACAGAAGTGAATTATGGTAATATTAGTCCTAACGGAAGCGAATCACATTCAATAGAAATTTCTGGAAGTACAATTGCAGGATATGCGAATTCTAGTGGTTGGGCTTATATACACATTGTTGTTGATAAGAATAACAGTGTTAATGAAGGATCCTCAGGAGGTGAAAATAATAACATATATTCATCTATTCCGGTGGTAACTTATTACACTAGTAGAAGCGGCAAAAGCACTATTAATAAAAAGGATTCAAATTTAACACAAGAAATCTTAGAGGAGAAATTAATAGAGCCTTATTCTATAGATATCTATAATTTCCAAGGTCAAAAAGTTTTATCCAGGGAAGTTGCTTCAATAGAAGAAGAAAATAAACTAATACAATCTTTAAGCAGTGGTTTATATATTGTTAAGTCTAAAAATAAAACTTATAAAATTTCTAAAAACTAA
- a CDS encoding carboxypeptidase-like regulatory domain-containing protein has product MKRLIYLSLFLLTATSFGQNTGLIIGKIMDNELNNAPLVLANVSVKGTAINSNTDLTGMFIIENLEAGDYTLVCSFAGYETQEIKVHVDALKPAEIKLSLAASTISLSELALLTSVAQKDDKSAAVLN; this is encoded by the coding sequence ATGAAACGTTTAATTTATTTATCTCTTTTTTTACTTACCGCTACTTCCTTTGGGCAAAACACAGGCTTAATTATTGGTAAAATCATGGATAATGAATTAAATAATGCACCGTTAGTACTCGCTAATGTTTCAGTTAAAGGCACTGCCATAAATTCAAACACCGATTTAACCGGTATGTTTATTATTGAAAACCTGGAAGCTGGTGATTACACGCTAGTTTGCAGTTTTGCCGGTTACGAAACACAAGAAATTAAGGTGCATGTTGATGCATTAAAACCTGCAGAAATAAAATTATCCCTTGCGGCAAGTACCATTTCATTAAGTGAGCTAGCATTGCTTACTAGCGTCGCACAAAAAGATGACAAATCGGCTGCTGTATTAAATTAA
- the dxs gene encoding 1-deoxy-D-xylulose-5-phosphate synthase — MQKNLLNTIHSPKELRLLNQKELPQLAQELRDFIINIVATKEGHLGASLGVVELTIALHYVFNTPEDQLIWDVGHQAYGHKILTGRKDCFHTNRQIHGVSGFPKRDESVYDAFGVGHASTSISAALGMAIASKLHGDLEKQHIAVIGDASIASGMAFEGLNHAGVTDANLLVILNDNAIGIDPSVGALKQYLTNVKKGIQKKNNIIKALNFDYSGPIDGHDIDKIISELKRLKSVKGPKFLHVITTKGKGLKQAEEDQVKYHAPGKFDASTGDLISKTPSEFTKYQDVFGYTIVELAKQNKNIVGITPAMPTGSSLKYMMNEMPDRAFDVGIAEQHAVTLAAGMATQGLMPFCNIYSTFLQRAYDQIIHDVALQKLPVIFCLDRAGLVGEDGATHHGVFDLSYLRCIPNLIIFAPRNEVELRNIMYTAQLGLQQPMAIRYPRGTGVTVDWKQPFSKIEIGKGVQLKDGNKLAVLSMGTIAKNVSDAIEKSEHPDSIAHYDMRFLKPLDEVLLHIILKTFDTVMTIEDNSIKGGFGSAVLEFAATHNYKNNIKLLGIPDVFIEHGSVTELQKSIGLDVASLTKYFELFL; from the coding sequence GTGCAAAAAAACCTTTTAAATACCATTCATTCCCCTAAAGAACTTCGTCTTTTAAACCAAAAAGAATTACCTCAACTTGCCCAGGAATTGCGGGACTTTATAATAAACATTGTCGCCACCAAAGAAGGGCATTTAGGAGCGAGTTTGGGAGTGGTTGAATTAACCATAGCACTACATTATGTGTTTAATACGCCCGAAGACCAGCTTATTTGGGATGTGGGTCATCAAGCTTACGGACATAAAATTCTAACAGGTAGAAAAGATTGTTTTCATACCAATAGACAGATTCATGGCGTGAGTGGATTCCCAAAACGCGATGAGAGTGTTTATGATGCTTTTGGTGTCGGGCATGCCTCTACTTCTATTTCGGCAGCTTTGGGTATGGCGATTGCTTCCAAACTACATGGTGATTTAGAAAAGCAACATATTGCTGTTATTGGTGATGCCTCTATTGCTAGCGGTATGGCTTTTGAAGGCTTGAACCATGCCGGCGTCACCGATGCCAACTTACTGGTTATTTTAAATGATAATGCCATAGGAATCGATCCAAGCGTGGGTGCTTTAAAACAGTATTTAACCAATGTTAAAAAGGGGATTCAGAAAAAAAATAATATTATAAAAGCCTTAAATTTTGATTATTCCGGACCTATTGATGGTCATGATATTGATAAAATTATTTCAGAATTAAAGCGTTTAAAATCTGTAAAAGGTCCTAAGTTTTTACATGTCATTACCACCAAAGGCAAAGGTTTAAAACAAGCGGAAGAAGACCAAGTTAAATACCACGCCCCCGGAAAATTTGATGCTTCAACAGGAGATCTTATTTCTAAAACACCATCGGAGTTCACTAAATACCAAGATGTTTTTGGATACACTATTGTGGAGCTTGCCAAACAAAATAAAAACATTGTGGGTATAACGCCTGCGATGCCCACAGGAAGCTCACTAAAATACATGATGAATGAAATGCCAGACCGTGCTTTTGATGTGGGCATCGCCGAACAGCATGCCGTCACATTAGCTGCTGGCATGGCAACCCAAGGACTCATGCCGTTTTGTAATATCTACTCCACGTTTTTACAACGTGCTTACGACCAAATTATTCATGATGTCGCCTTGCAAAAGCTACCTGTTATTTTTTGTTTAGACCGTGCAGGACTGGTTGGTGAAGATGGCGCCACGCATCATGGGGTTTTTGACCTGTCGTATTTAAGGTGTATTCCCAATCTCATTATTTTTGCACCAAGAAATGAGGTTGAGTTAAGAAACATCATGTACACCGCACAACTTGGCTTGCAACAACCCATGGCGATTCGCTACCCAAGAGGCACTGGCGTGACTGTTGATTGGAAGCAACCGTTTTCTAAAATAGAGATTGGTAAAGGCGTTCAGCTAAAAGACGGCAATAAACTGGCTGTTTTAAGTATGGGGACGATTGCTAAGAATGTTAGCGATGCTATTGAAAAATCGGAGCACCCTGATAGCATAGCCCACTACGATATGCGTTTTTTAAAACCTTTGGACGAGGTGTTATTACATATTATTTTAAAGACATTTGACACCGTTATGACCATAGAGGATAATAGTATTAAAGGCGGTTTTGGAAGTGCTGTTTTAGAGTTTGCTGCAACACATAATTATAAAAACAATATCAAGCTTTTAGGTATTCCAGATGTGTTTATTGAACATGGCAGTGTTACCGAACTTCAAAAATCTATTGGTTTGGATGTTGCGAGTTTGACGAAATATTTTGAATTGTTTTTGTAA
- a CDS encoding nucleoside deaminase, whose protein sequence is MIEPFDDTYFMKKALQEAEMAFEKGEIPVGAVVVIDNRVIARGHNLTETLTDVTAHAEMQAITAAANFLGGKYLKNCTLYVTLEPCQMCAGALYWSQISNIVYGARDLERGCINLKTKLHPKTVMKGGVMETEAAELLKRFFIERRNLN, encoded by the coding sequence ATGATAGAACCTTTTGATGACACCTATTTTATGAAAAAAGCCTTGCAGGAAGCAGAAATGGCTTTTGAAAAAGGCGAAATTCCTGTAGGCGCTGTGGTTGTTATTGATAACAGGGTTATAGCCCGCGGGCATAATTTAACGGAAACATTAACCGATGTTACGGCACATGCCGAAATGCAGGCTATTACAGCTGCGGCTAATTTTTTAGGAGGAAAATATTTAAAAAATTGCACGTTGTATGTAACGTTGGAGCCTTGCCAAATGTGTGCGGGTGCTTTATATTGGAGCCAAATATCGAATATTGTTTATGGCGCTAGGGATTTGGAACGAGGGTGTATTAATTTGAAAACCAAACTGCATCCTAAAACCGTTATGAAGGGTGGTGTTATGGAAACGGAAGCTGCTGAGTTATTGAAACGTTTTTTTATTGAAAGACGTAATTTGAATTAA
- a CDS encoding toxin-antitoxin system YwqK family antitoxin — MKKCILLFAFLITVVSFGQQKRDLKLNKDTNLIEVVYYHDNGVVSQTGTYTTDGKLQGEWLSFDTAGKKIVSGNYDNGKKVGKWFYYTNETVKEVDYNANVIAGLKETEIQ, encoded by the coding sequence ATGAAGAAATGTATTTTACTTTTTGCCTTTTTAATTACTGTGGTTTCTTTTGGACAACAAAAGAGAGATTTAAAACTTAACAAAGACACTAATTTAATTGAAGTGGTTTATTATCATGACAATGGCGTTGTAAGTCAAACAGGAACTTATACGACAGATGGTAAATTACAAGGAGAGTGGTTAAGTTTTGATACAGCAGGCAAAAAAATTGTTTCTGGAAATTATGATAATGGTAAAAAAGTCGGCAAATGGTTTTATTACACTAATGAAACCGTAAAAGAAGTAGATTATAATGCTAATGTCATAGCAGGCTTAAAAGAAACTGAAATTCAATAG
- a CDS encoding Fic family protein has product MKDNRNSEILNFILKNQECSSKEIHEGISIPISYATVKRILTNLTSENLISKIGQGKGTRYIISPAFELLQPINIEDYYKKEIDERIIKENFNLDLITETLGKANLFTEIEFNKLEELQKTYKHNFSQLSEFEYKKELERLAIDLSWKSSQIEGNTYSLLETERLLKDKETASGKTKEEATMLLNHKDAIDFIIENPDYLIPLTVSKIEDIHSILIKELAIDRNIRKRRVGISGTNYRPLDNEFQIRETLLNMCHLVNNKNNIFEKALLTLVLISYIQPFVDGNKRTARIVSNAILMNNNYCPISFRTVDSVEYKKAMLLFYEQNNITAFKEIFINQFEFAVNTYF; this is encoded by the coding sequence ATGAAAGACAATAGAAACTCCGAAATACTCAATTTCATTTTAAAAAATCAGGAATGCTCTTCAAAAGAAATTCATGAAGGAATTTCAATTCCAATTAGCTATGCTACTGTAAAAAGAATCTTAACAAATTTAACTTCCGAAAATTTAATTTCTAAAATTGGACAAGGAAAAGGTACAAGGTATATTATTTCCCCTGCTTTTGAACTGCTTCAGCCAATTAATATTGAAGATTATTATAAAAAAGAAATTGACGAAAGAATAATTAAAGAAAATTTTAATCTCGATTTAATAACTGAAACCCTTGGAAAAGCAAATCTGTTTACTGAAATTGAATTTAACAAATTAGAAGAACTTCAAAAAACTTATAAACATAACTTTTCTCAACTTTCAGAATTTGAATACAAAAAAGAACTGGAAAGGCTAGCTATTGATTTGAGCTGGAAATCATCTCAAATTGAAGGAAACACCTATTCTCTTCTCGAAACAGAACGCTTACTTAAAGATAAAGAAACGGCTTCAGGTAAAACAAAAGAAGAAGCAACAATGCTTTTAAATCATAAGGATGCCATTGATTTTATCATCGAAAATCCGGATTATTTAATCCCCTTAACAGTTTCAAAAATTGAAGATATTCATAGTATTTTAATTAAAGAACTAGCCATTGACAGAAACATTCGAAAAAGAAGAGTAGGTATTTCAGGAACAAATTATCGCCCGTTGGATAATGAATTTCAAATCAGGGAAACATTATTAAATATGTGCCATTTGGTAAACAATAAAAATAATATTTTCGAAAAAGCACTTTTGACTTTAGTGCTAATTTCATATATCCAGCCTTTCGTTGATGGGAATAAAAGGACAGCAAGAATTGTAAGTAATGCCATTTTGATGAACAACAACTATTGTCCAATTTCGTTCAGAACGGTTGATTCCGTTGAATATAAAAAAGCAATGTTGTTGTTTTACGAACAAAATAACATAACGGCATTTAAAGAGATATTTATAAATCAATTTGAATTTGCAGTCAATACATATTTTTAA
- a CDS encoding energy transducer TonB: MQKYYSISIPKPCHEDWHAMTPKEKGRFCNSCSKTVIDFTKMDTYEIQDFINENKGNRVCGHFKQSQLDSINIHIPSQVLTARKSFHKTFLLALLIVMGTTLMNCTNKNGSKQKIDSIEVVNSINNTTIDVLGGLSLITEIDSLQNKNCNTSSKNINHIDITTDGELIIEPVGDVVFIEKIKNPDSTNLVTPTYCPAPEKETEEEILFGMITVQSPPEFKNTPQNFTVEEKRNYFSKEISKIISENFNTSISSDLKGRQRVYAQFKIGKNGFISDIKVRAINIKLEEEAIRVLKLLPQFIPAKQANKPIDMLYTLPIIFQVEE; this comes from the coding sequence ATGCAAAAATATTATTCTATTTCCATTCCAAAACCTTGCCATGAAGATTGGCATGCCATGACTCCTAAAGAAAAAGGCAGATTCTGTAACTCTTGCTCTAAAACAGTCATTGATTTTACAAAAATGGACACTTATGAAATTCAAGATTTTATAAATGAAAATAAAGGCAACCGTGTTTGCGGACATTTTAAACAAAGCCAATTAGATAGTATCAATATTCACATCCCGTCACAGGTCTTAACCGCTAGAAAAAGCTTTCACAAAACATTTTTATTAGCATTACTTATTGTTATGGGAACGACCCTAATGAATTGCACTAACAAAAATGGTAGTAAACAAAAAATTGATAGTATTGAAGTTGTAAATTCTATAAATAATACTACAATTGATGTTCTTGGAGGATTATCATTAATAACAGAGATAGATTCATTACAAAACAAAAATTGTAATACCAGTTCTAAAAATATAAACCATATCGATATTACAACTGATGGTGAATTAATTATTGAACCTGTTGGAGATGTTGTATTTATTGAAAAGATAAAAAATCCTGATTCAACAAACCTCGTTACCCCAACTTATTGTCCTGCACCTGAAAAAGAAACAGAAGAAGAAATACTTTTTGGAATGATTACAGTACAGTCTCCACCTGAATTTAAAAATACGCCACAAAACTTTACCGTGGAAGAAAAAAGAAATTACTTCTCAAAAGAAATATCAAAAATTATTTCTGAAAATTTTAACACATCAATTTCTTCAGATTTAAAAGGCAGACAAAGAGTTTATGCACAATTCAAAATAGGCAAAAACGGCTTCATTTCAGATATTAAGGTTAGAGCAATAAATATAAAATTGGAAGAAGAAGCCATTCGAGTACTTAAACTTTTGCCTCAATTCATCCCTGCAAAACAAGCAAATAAACCTATAGATATGCTCTATACCTTGCCTATTATTTTTCAAGTAGAAGAATAA
- a CDS encoding TonB-dependent receptor, with product MKKLTLLLLLFTATISYSQNTGSVVGKLTDKEYNNEPLAFANVLIKGTTKGTTSDFDGLYSIENLRPGAYTFIFSFVGYETQQIPVTVLANKVTEVNVPMGASAASLSEVVITTTTKRESETALLLEQKKAVAFKASIGADELSRKGVSDVATAVTKVSGISKQEGSGNIFVRGLGDRYNITTLNGLPLPSNNPSNKNIVLDIFTTDIVEYVGISKTFESQNYADFGGANIDIVSKKFSGSPYVILGVGLGANTNVLKVDDFYLQDGPSYLGFDSGKAPSNPLLPYNYATSWDRQSTKNIFNNSYALSGGKKFSIGNESSLSTFITASFDAENKYIEGFDRGSITAQGTINSDFYKKSYKHNTNTTVMGSADYKINNQNAVLFTSLFLNSSSQDYSEYEGTNQNFDGGAPGVGDISGFIKRGTFDKTQLFVNQLLGSHEFNEQWQANWAVGYSILNNVIPDRMQNTFVPARDGSSNYTFFTDSSIHNHRYFQELEENELSANASVSYNFNKNVDDEFNGKVTLGYSGKMKDIDFDSQQYGFFPVANKITFPANGIHDVDTYLNSSNFNTSTGDRSSVIPQLYTGNLDVHAVYGTLQYNVTEKLSAIVGVRFEQLEQNVYFETSLVPSGDNSNYSPVNFLPSLTAKYKLNDNQNLKFAASKTYTLPQFKEKVKLLFQEVTQDYEGNPNLYASTNYNADLGWEYFPSNGELVSVTAFGKLIQNPINEMFTNSSSGNITYANTGERAIALGVELELRKNIFEIEKENDLKDKLSFGINGSYINHTQDLDKDKVFEENGFGANFTFDEAKLSGASDVLANADITLLKEFANNKDISATLSYAYFSDKLAVIGTQSKGNMVDKSINRLDFNLKSSLTKNLKLGVSYKNILDPTYKRILEQSKVPGSTTSDVLVSSYKIGSNFKISLEYKF from the coding sequence ATGAAAAAATTAACCCTATTGTTACTGCTATTTACGGCAACAATTTCATACAGCCAAAATACTGGTTCTGTGGTTGGTAAACTAACCGATAAAGAATATAATAACGAACCTTTGGCTTTCGCCAACGTATTAATAAAAGGAACTACCAAAGGAACCACATCAGACTTTGATGGTTTGTACAGTATTGAAAATTTAAGACCTGGTGCATATACCTTTATATTTAGTTTCGTAGGTTACGAAACACAACAAATACCTGTAACCGTTCTTGCAAACAAAGTAACTGAAGTTAATGTACCCATGGGCGCAAGTGCTGCGTCTTTATCGGAAGTTGTAATTACAACTACTACCAAAAGAGAAAGCGAAACAGCTTTGTTGTTGGAACAAAAGAAAGCCGTTGCTTTTAAAGCATCTATTGGTGCTGACGAACTTTCAAGGAAAGGTGTTAGCGATGTTGCGACTGCTGTAACCAAAGTAAGTGGTATTTCTAAACAAGAAGGTTCTGGGAATATATTTGTAAGAGGCTTGGGAGACCGTTATAACATTACAACTCTAAACGGATTACCATTACCATCTAATAATCCTTCAAATAAAAACATTGTTTTAGATATTTTCACTACCGACATTGTTGAATATGTAGGCATTAGCAAAACGTTTGAATCTCAAAACTATGCCGATTTTGGTGGTGCCAATATTGATATTGTATCCAAAAAGTTCTCTGGTTCGCCTTATGTCATTTTAGGTGTTGGTTTAGGAGCTAATACCAATGTTTTAAAAGTAGATGATTTTTACCTACAAGACGGCCCTTCATATTTGGGTTTCGATTCTGGGAAAGCACCAAGCAACCCTTTATTACCTTACAATTATGCAACAAGCTGGGATAGACAAAGCACTAAAAACATTTTTAACAACAGTTATGCATTGTCTGGCGGAAAAAAATTCAGCATAGGCAATGAAAGTAGTTTAAGCACTTTTATTACTGCATCGTTTGATGCTGAGAACAAATATATAGAGGGATTTGATAGAGGTAGCATTACAGCTCAAGGAACTATTAATTCAGACTTCTACAAAAAGTCTTACAAGCATAATACCAATACTACAGTAATGGGTTCTGCCGATTATAAAATTAACAATCAAAACGCTGTTCTATTTACATCCCTATTTTTAAACTCTAGCTCTCAAGATTATAGTGAATACGAAGGTACTAACCAAAACTTTGATGGTGGAGCTCCAGGAGTTGGTGATATTTCTGGTTTTATAAAGCGTGGCACTTTCGATAAAACACAATTATTTGTAAATCAATTATTAGGCAGCCACGAATTTAACGAGCAATGGCAAGCTAATTGGGCTGTTGGGTACAGTATATTGAACAATGTCATTCCAGACCGAATGCAAAACACTTTTGTTCCTGCTCGTGATGGTTCTTCAAACTATACATTCTTTACAGACTCTAGTATTCATAACCATCGTTATTTTCAAGAGTTAGAAGAAAATGAATTGTCTGCAAATGCTTCCGTATCCTATAATTTCAACAAAAATGTTGACGATGAGTTTAATGGAAAAGTAACATTAGGGTACTCTGGTAAAATGAAAGATATTGATTTTGATTCACAACAGTATGGTTTTTTCCCAGTGGCAAACAAAATTACATTCCCTGCAAACGGTATTCATGATGTAGACACCTATTTAAATTCGTCAAATTTCAATACATCAACAGGTGACAGATCAAGTGTAATACCTCAACTTTACACAGGTAATTTAGATGTGCATGCGGTATATGGAACATTGCAATACAATGTAACTGAAAAATTATCGGCTATTGTTGGTGTTAGATTTGAACAATTAGAGCAAAACGTTTATTTTGAAACTTCGTTGGTTCCTAGCGGTGATAATTCAAACTATTCTCCTGTTAACTTTTTACCTAGCTTAACGGCCAAATACAAGTTAAACGACAACCAAAATTTAAAGTTTGCTGCTAGCAAAACCTATACACTGCCTCAGTTTAAAGAAAAAGTAAAATTATTGTTCCAAGAGGTAACCCAAGATTACGAAGGAAATCCTAACTTATATGCATCAACTAATTACAATGCCGACTTAGGCTGGGAATATTTCCCAAGTAATGGCGAATTGGTTTCTGTTACGGCATTTGGAAAATTAATCCAAAATCCAATAAACGAAATGTTTACCAACTCATCTTCAGGAAATATCACTTATGCCAATACAGGCGAAAGAGCAATTGCTTTGGGGGTTGAGTTAGAATTAAGAAAAAACATTTTTGAAATTGAAAAAGAAAACGATTTGAAAGATAAATTATCTTTTGGAATTAACGGTTCTTATATTAACCATACTCAAGATTTGGATAAAGATAAAGTATTTGAAGAAAACGGTTTTGGAGCTAATTTTACTTTTGATGAAGCCAAATTATCTGGAGCTTCTGATGTTTTAGCTAATGCCGATATAACATTATTAAAAGAGTTTGCGAATAACAAAGATATTTCAGCTACCTTATCATATGCTTATTTTTCAGATAAATTAGCCGTAATTGGAACACAAAGCAAAGGTAACATGGTTGACAAATCTATCAACCGCTTAGACTTTAATCTTAAATCTAGCTTAACTAAAAATTTAAAATTGGGCGTATCTTATAAAAACATTTTAGACCCAACCTACAAACGTATATTGGAACAAAGCAAAGTACCTGGAAGTACAACATCAGATGTTTTAGTAAGCTCATACAAAATCGGTTCTAATTTTAAAATATCTTTGGAATACAAGTTTTAA